From Agelaius phoeniceus isolate bAgePho1 chromosome 19, bAgePho1.hap1, whole genome shotgun sequence, a single genomic window includes:
- the PCYT2 gene encoding ethanolamine-phosphate cytidylyltransferase, whose amino-acid sequence MLRNGAAGGGGGAAAGGGGHRPVRVWCDGCYDMVHYGHSNQLRQARAMGDYLIVGVHTDEEIAKHKGPPVFTQEERYKMVQAIKWVDEIAPGAPYVTTLETLDKYSCDFCVHGDDITLTIDGKDTYEEVKTAGRYRECKRTQGVSTTDLVGRMLLMTKAHHSNIDEDLDYRKHTDNFGKGPKGHSPWTGVSQFLQTSQKIIQFASGKEPQPGDTIIYVAGAFDLFHVGHVDFLEKVHQLAEKPYIIAGLHFDQEVNRYKGKNYPIMNIHERTLSVLACRYVSEVVIGAPYAVTADLLDHFRVTLVCHGMTEVVPDKDGSDPYEEPKQRGIFQLVDSGSNLTTDLIVQRIIKNRLEFEARNQKKEAKELAVLEAMRRLEQEKH is encoded by the exons ATGCTGCGCAacggggcggcgggcggcggcggcggggccgcggcgggcggcggcggccacCGGCCCGTGCGCGTCTGGTGCGATGGATG CTATGACATGGTGCACTACGGCCACTCGAACCAGCTGCGCCAGGCACGGGCCATGGGCGATTACCTGATCGTTGGGGTCCACACCGATG AGGAGATTGCCAAGCACAAGGGTCCCCCCGTCTTTACACAGGAGGAGAGGTACAAAATGGTGCAGGCCATCAAGTGGGTGGATGAGattgctcctggagctccttaTGTCACCACGCTGGAGACCCTGGACAAGTACAGCTGTGACTTCTGCGTGCATGGGG atgACATCACCTTAACTATCGATGGCAAGGACACCTATGAGGAAGTAAAGACAGCAGGGCGATACAG GGAATGCAAACGCACCCAGGGCGTGTCCACCACCGACCTTGTTGGCCGCATGCTGCTCATGACCAAGGCTCACCACAGCAACATA GATGAGGACCTAGACTATCGGAAGCACACTGACAACTTTGGGAAG GGGCCCAAAGGTCACAGTCCCTGGACTGGTGTCTCGCAGTTCCTGCAGACATCCCAGAAGATCATCCAGTTTGCATCAGGGAAGGAGCCTCAGCCAGGAGACACCATCATCTACGTGGCTGGAGCCTTCGACCTGTTCC ATGTTGGCCATGTGGATTTCCTGGAGAAGGTTCACCAGTTGGCAGAGAAGCCCTACATCATTGCTGGGCTGCATTTCGATCAG GAGGTGAATCGTTACAAAGGGAAGAACTATCCCATCATGAACATCCACGAGAGAACCCTCAGCGTCCTGGCCTGCAGG TATGTCTCAGAGGTGGTGATTGGAGCTCCCTACGCTGTCACTGCTGATCTGTTGGATCACTTCAGG GTAACACTTGTTTGTCATGGGATGACTGAGGTGGTGCCAGACAAGGACGGTTCTGATCCATATGAG GAACCAAAGCAACGTGGCATTTTCCAGCTGGTGGACAGTGGCAGCAATCTCACCACAGATCTAATTGTGCAAAGAATCATCAAGAACAG GCTGGAGTTTGAAGCTCGCAACCAGAAGAAAGAAGCCAaagagctggctgtgctggaggccatgagaaggctggagcaggagaagcaCTAA